The Thermincola ferriacetica genome contains the following window.
CCAAGGGGCCTGAGATCCGGACCGGTGTTTTGAAGACAGAAAAGATACGCCTGGTTAACGGCCGCAAGATAAAACTAACCCCTAAAGAAGTGGAAGGAACAGAGGAACTCCTGTCTTTAAGCTATCCTGATTTAACAAAGGATGTGGCACCCGGCGACCGGATCCTGATAGCTGACGGCCTGGTGGAATTGCGAGTGGAAAAAGTAGTAGATGATTATGTAGAATGCCTGATTGTAAACGGAGGCGAAATTGGCAGCCGGAAAAATGTGAACATCCCGGGGGTGAAGGTTAAACTGCCTTCCATTACGGAAAAAGATGTGGAAGACATCAACTTTGCCGTGGAACACGGTTTCGACTTTATCGCTGCATCTTTTGTGCGGACGGCAGGTGACGTGCTGGCCATCAGGAGGATCCTGGAAGAGAAGGATGCCGACATATCCATTATTGCTAAAATTGAAAGCCGTCAGGGCATGGAGAACATAGACGAAATACTGAAAGTAGCCGACGGCATAATGGTGGCGCGGGGCGATCTGGGGGTAGAGATCCCCACCGAAGAAGTCCCCCTGGTGCAGAAGATGATTATAGAAAAATGTAACCGGGCCGGCAAACCGGTTATTACTGCCACTCAGATGCTTGAATCCATGGTGCATAACCCCCGGCCTACCAGGGCTGAAGCTACGGATATCGCCAACGCCATTTTTGACGGGACCGATGCCATCATGCTGTCGGGCGAAACGGCAGCAGGCGAGTTCCCGGTGGAGGCTGTGGAAATAATGGCCAGGATAGCCCAACGTACAGAAGTCGCGCTGCGGTACAAAGAGCTTTCAATAAAACGGGAAGCGTCCCCGCTGCGCACTGTTACCGATGCCATCAGCCACGCCACCTGTACTACGGCTTTTGACTTAGGAGCTGCGGCCATCATAACTTCCACCAAATCAGGGTACACAGCCCGGATGGTTTCCAAATACCGGCCCCATGCTCCGATCATTGCTGTGACGCCAAAGATGAGCGTGGTGCGCAAGTTGAACCTGGTCTGGGGCGTATATCCATTATTGGTCGCGGAAACGACAGGTACTGACGAAATGATCGCCGAGGCTATCCAAACATCGCTGGCAGCCAATTTGATTAAATGCGGCGACCTGGTAGTCATTACCGCCGGTGTTCCGGTGGGGGTTCCGGGGACAACCAACCTGCTCAAGGTGCATAT
Protein-coding sequences here:
- the pyk gene encoding pyruvate kinase, whose protein sequence is MRKTKIVCTIGPASESVEKLVQLIEKGMNVARLNFSHGTHAEHLARVKNIREAAAKTGTVIAIMLDTKGPEIRTGVLKTEKIRLVNGRKIKLTPKEVEGTEELLSLSYPDLTKDVAPGDRILIADGLVELRVEKVVDDYVECLIVNGGEIGSRKNVNIPGVKVKLPSITEKDVEDINFAVEHGFDFIAASFVRTAGDVLAIRRILEEKDADISIIAKIESRQGMENIDEILKVADGIMVARGDLGVEIPTEEVPLVQKMIIEKCNRAGKPVITATQMLESMVHNPRPTRAEATDIANAIFDGTDAIMLSGETAAGEFPVEAVEIMARIAQRTEVALRYKELSIKREASPLRTVTDAISHATCTTAFDLGAAAIITSTKSGYTARMVSKYRPHAPIIAVTPKMSVVRKLNLVWGVYPLLVAETTGTDEMIAEAIQTSLAANLIKCGDLVVITAGVPVGVPGTTNLLKVHIVGDVVLRGAGIGARAVTGKVKIVKNAREALQRIEPGDIMVTNSTEKEFVPAIEKCAAIITEVGGLTSHAAIVGLNLGIPVVVGADGATSILEDGQTVTVDGMRGLVYRGAARVL